From the Glycine max cultivar Williams 82 chromosome 11, Glycine_max_v4.0, whole genome shotgun sequence genome, the window GACGCTAACCTCGCAAGAGAGGTCAAAATAATGAGATATAAGGTTAATTAAtggtgaagaaagaaaaaaaaaaaaaagaaggaaggaattTTGTATTTCTTACgaataaaaactaacaattaatatttttttattaaagaaaaaaaatccgaaAATCTTAGGTTCTTGAATAGGAACTGTGACAATTGCTGGGTAAAGTTCACATTTGGAAATTACGTGCAGTACGCACTATATTTAGGCAGAGTTATGCAGCCTGTGCATGCACCTGTCTGCTTTGGAGAAGACTGTCCATGTGACTTACCTTTACCTGCCCTTGAGCGTGTAACATACCACTGTTATAGAACATGGCTACACTTAGTATATCAACTGTGATGCTGACATCCTTCTCTCGGATCTTGGAAATTTCGTAATTGGTCCCAACTCCCAAATAATTATAGTTTGATAACTAAAAGGATTTTCTAAAATAACAATCGCACTATTATAAGAGAAATGGTATACCATGAATTAGAGTTATTAGAGGAGAGGGATGACTAAGCTTTTTGTTATGCCATTGACAACAACAGTTTAATGATTGTAGACAACAACTTTttgttatttaagaaaaaaaaaatcgtttttGGGGTACGATATGATTCAACTTTTTATATACCATAATTTGGCATTCTTCATTTGTTGGTTGAGTGGATGATTTTTGCTTTCGTTGCCATGCTCTCATGGAACATGATAAGGTAACATAAGAGATGTATTGGTTAAAACTGCTCTTCTGTGCCTCTTTAAAAGGAAGAGATATTTGGCGCGCTCATAATGGAAAATCATAAACAGATTGAGTGGGAGcagatacatacatacataaaacTAAAAGAAGAGATTGCTTTACTGTAGTTATTAGAATagaaaaagatagaagaaaTAGGATTAGAAGTGAATAATGATAACTTTCTCTAAAAAAGCTTAATATAATCATACACCACACCAGTAATAGATCCTGATTCTGATTTGTGGGTCCCACCTACCCCGACACACAGAACTAATGGCCGTCCCTCTTGGTGGTTGGCCACACCATCCCCCAACTCCAACGACTACACACCCAAATCATCCATCCCCTTAATTGTTGATGTGATCTAATACaccaatctctctctctctctctctcaccctAACACACACACTCATCATTCACTGCACTACAGTAGTAGTAATATCCTAGTTACATTACAATTTCAGTAGTGACCCTTTTCACttcacacaaaacaaaaggagAATGTGAAAAGGGCAAAAATGCCAGCCAGAGGGACAAATTCTTCATCCACCAAAAACATCACCAGCAGAAACCCAAAATCAAACCTTTTTTCCTTCAGTTCTTTTCCTCCCACCGAGTTAAAAACAAAACCACTGTACATTAAACACTAGATCAGTCGAATCAAACACCACCTTGCTACTCTTCCTAACcttttttaaatcatattataaattaaaaaactaaaaatagataaataaaactgACTTTAGTAACAGTTTAGTAGTAGTTGTCAGTGGAGTACAATCCTTTGGAACTTGTTCTGTGTGGGAGAATCAGTGCCCTCAAAGAAAACCCTTTTCCTACTTACTCTCCCACAGTTGGAGGTGATGAAGGAATCTTGATGAAGTTGTTGTTGTGGTGGTGGTGAAGGAATGGTGACAGGTGGAATCTCAAAGGACTCAAGAGGGGGTGGAGGGTGTCTCCATTGAGGAAGTGGTCCTGCAAGAAGCAGTGTCTGAAGCAAAGGACCAGCTTTCATCACTGCTTGCAAAAGCTTACCCTTTTCTGGCAACGGTTTATCTTGTGAAATTAACTCAATCATTGATTCTGGCAACTGTTGCTGCAGCTGAGAAGAAGGACCCGCATGATGATGCGGTTGTGGCGGCAAATGCTCCATAAGTGGAGAAGAAACAATGCTTTCTTCACAATCAGATGAAGAGAGGCCATTATTGGAGGAATCATTATTAATTCCTCCTCTTCTTGGCTCATCCTCAATGCTGGAAACTCCAGAAGCAGGTGCTGTTTGGTGCTGCTGATGAAAAACCATTTTCTCCAACACTAGTAGTCTCTGGCATTTCTCTTGAGCTTCATCTCTTTCCCTTATCACTTTGTTCAGAAGCTCCTTTAGGGTGAGAAGCTGATCGTCTCTTTTCCTTAGCTCTTCTTGGACACCTGCTCTTGTTTGTTCCAGCTCAAGGGTTGTGTACATCAGAGACTGCTTCAGCTCCTCCACTGACTGTGCCAACATCAAAGTTATGTGATTAATCAACAATTAGTCCATAATAAAGGGTCGTTTCTCATTACTCATTACACATTTTTCTTATGACTAAAATGTTCGACTAAGGggggaaaaatgaagaaaaaaaaacttttgtagGTAGttattagttagttagttacctTGCCGTGGCAGTAGTAAGCCCAACTAAGAAGAGGAGTGCGTTGGTTGTCCATGTTTTTGGTCTCAAAATTAATGACAATTTGGTATGAAATGAACAAAAATTGTGTGTTGTTGGAAGAGAGAAAGTGGAAGGGGAGGGAATGAATGGAAAAGATGAAAAGTGCTGAGAAAGAGTTAGGGGGTTTGGGGGAGGGTTGAAGGTCTTTTATAAGAACTAAGAAGTGGTCCAAGTTACTGTGTGGGTTTGCCTTCTCAACCGGGgttgaaaaaaaaagcacaaaagCTAAACTGTGCCCAAATCCTACGCCCTCCTATGCCCTATGGTTATCACTGTATGATGTAACTTATAATATCTGGTTAGTTCCGTGATATGTGATGTCTTATTATTGGATGGATATTAGTTTGTAGAAAGTTTTTAAAGGCTAGTAATTTAATATCATCTATATCAAAATTAGCAACATAGTATCAAAAACTAGAGGTTCGGTCACAAGTCTacctgtataaaaaaaaaatattaggaacacgttattcataaatattaagtttttattaacatgaatgattgaatttgtattttttttaatcaccaaTCAATCTTATGTTTCATAAATGCTaagaacatatttttttaatacacatttcttattattgaaatttattataaatttttgtcaatttcaaatcttatttaataactttttcataattttctagtttttaataaattttaaataataaatcatattgtGCCAGATagtcattaaaaattattaactctttaaaaaaatgcatcaatcaagaaaaattaatcattaacttTACTAAGAGACAtattgagttttaaaaaaattacacttttgttttcggacaaaaagaaagagaagtgaATTGTATCAAGAAAACTTATTAAGCTCATGGCAAACTTTTAACTAAATAACCCTTATACAGGACTACCCAAGTACccaaaatatatgaaatatgaAACATAATGAaagtaaattgttttttaaattaattttacttgtaaTATTAGTAGTTGGAATTTTAAAACTGTCTCTTTGATTGATgcattatttcttcttcttcttttttgacTATTATTACTAAGaagaattttcttaatttttttagtgggAAAATCTATGTAAATTgtattattaaaaaacttaaattattcaATAGAACTTATAGAAATTTcatctattaataaaattacttaATATATTTCTAATACAGACATATATTTTGACTGTGATTAAATATTCTCACCAATATAAATTCGAGATCAATCcttaaatagaaataatagtAATTAAGTAAAGtcttttttaaacaataataacatttttttagtattcATTAATCATTACAGATAAAGTTCCTTTAAAATTGTagtctattatatttttattggaacAATCATTATTATTAGAAAAAGAGATTCATGAGATTATCAACTATGAATTGTTCATCCCAATTAATAAAGTACTAAGGTAATAGTCAAGacagtattatttttatatggcAAACATCTTTCGTCAGTTTAACGGAACTTTTGCATAGAGAAATGTTGGAGAGACAAGGAGTAAAAGTCTCAATATATATACGATCTAAAATTGACTAATATAAAATTCTAAATTCAATTGAACTGTATGTAATGTATGACTTTGTTGTTCTACGTTATGATTTTAATAGTTCGTATGTATGCTGGATGATAGCCAAAATAATTAAGCAATAAAAAGCAGGACCAAGCAACatactatttttatatataacaaaaaaaaatataacacttttataatattatttttatttccctaTATTATATTACTCATCttgtcttttttcttctctactTCTTATCTCTctcataattataaaaacttttgTACAAATTTGTTATAAAAGAATAATCTCTCTTTTGTGTTAACCTTAACCTCCCACTGTTTCGGGTCTATTGCTTGGCTTTTCCGGCATCTTGCATGCTTTTgatcaagaaattaaaatctaagATAAGAAAGCCACCGTATAAAACAGTGATAACTGATAACCTTTCAACTATAAAGTA encodes:
- the LOC100781323 gene encoding uncharacterized protein gives rise to the protein MDNQRTPLLSWAYYCHGKSVEELKQSLMYTTLELEQTRAGVQEELRKRDDQLLTLKELLNKVIRERDEAQEKCQRLLVLEKMVFHQQHQTAPASGVSSIEDEPRRGGINNDSSNNGLSSSDCEESIVSSPLMEHLPPQPHHHAGPSSQLQQQLPESMIELISQDKPLPEKGKLLQAVMKAGPLLQTLLLAGPLPQWRHPPPPLESFEIPPVTIPSPPPQQQLHQDSFITSNCGRVSRKRVFFEGTDSPTQNKFQRIVLH